The Rhizobium viscosum genomic sequence GTGCGATGCGGCAAGCCCTTTCCCTGTACGGATAAATCCATTCGAGGGCGCTGCAGCAAATGGTGGAATGGTCTTGGCATTTGACTTGCGCCTGCAGCTTTGTCAGTTTCCACTTATATGTGTGACGAGAAACGAGGAAACCACCCCATGAGCAGTTCATCCGTCGTCATCGCCAGCGCAGCGCGCACCGCTGTCGGTTCCTTTAACGGTGCTTTCGGCACAATTCCCGCTCACGAGCTCGGCGCAGCCGCCGTCAAGGGCGCGCTGGAGCGGGCAAGTGTTTCCCCCGAAGACGTGGACGAGGTTATCCTTGGCCAGGTCCTGCAGGCCGGCGAGGGCCAGAACCCCGCTCGCCAGGCGGCGATGAAGGCTGGTGTTCCCAAGGAGGCGACGGCCTGGAGCGTCAATCAGCTCTGTGGTTCCGGTCTGCGTGCCGTTGCCCTCGGCATGCAGCAGATCGCGCTCGGCGATGCGAAGATCATCGTCGCCGGCGGTCAGGAATCCATGTCGATGGCGCCACATGCAGCGCATTTGCGCGGTGGCGTGAAGATGGGCGACATGAAGATGATCGACACCATGATCAAGGACGGTCTGACCGACGCCTTTTACGGCTATCACATGGGCGTTACTGCTGAAAATATCGCACGCCAGTGGCAGCTTTCACGCGACGATCAGGACCAGTTCGCCGTCAGCTCGCAGAACAAGGCCGAAGCAGCGCAGAAGGCTGGCCGCTTCAGGGACGAAATCGTTCCCTTCGTCATTCAGGGCCGCAAGGGCGATGTGACCGTCGATGCCGACGAATATATCCGCCACGGCGCGACGTTGGAGGCTATGGCCAAGCTGCGGCCGGCCTTCGACAAGGATGGCACGGTGACCGCGGCGAACGCTTCCGGTCTCAACGACGGCGCTGCCGCAGCCGTGCTGATGAGCGAAGCGGAAGCATCGCGACGCGGCATCCAGCCGCTTGCCCGCATCGTTTCCTGGGCAACAGCCGGTGTCGATCCGCAGGTCATGGGGACTGGCCCGATCCCCGCCTCCCGCAAGGCTCTGGAAAAGGCCGGCTGGTCCGTTGCCGATCTAGACCTCGTCGAGGCCAATGAAGCCTTCGCGGCCCAAGCCTGCGCCGTGAACAAGGATCTCGGCTGGGATCCTGATATCGTCAACGTCAATGGTGGCGCGATCGCGATCGGTCATCCGATCGGCGCTTCGGGTGCGCGCGTCCTCAACACGCTACTCTTCGAAATGAAGCGCCGCGGCGCCAAAAAGGGTCTCGCAACACTGTGCATCGGCGGCGGCATGGGTGTCGCGATGTGCTTCGAGGCGATGTAAATAGCGTACGATGCATGTTTCATAAGGCCTGCGCGCGAGCGGGCCAACAACAGCAGGGGAGCGGAACATGAGCAGAGTGGCTTTGGTCACTGGTGGTACGCGCGGCATTGGCGCGGCAATTTCGATGGCACTCAGGAATGCCGGCTATAAGGTCGCAGCAAACTATGCCGGCAATGATGAAAAGGCCAAGGCATTTCATGATGTTACCGGCGTGCCGGTCTTCAAGTGGGACGTATCCGACTATGTTGCCTGCGGGGAAGGTATTGCAAGGGTCCAGGACGAACTCGGTCCGGTCGATATCCTCGTCAACAATGCCGGCATCACGCGCGATGCGATGTTTCACAAGATGACGCCGCAGCAGTGGCATGAGGTGATCAATACCAACCTCACCGGCCTCTTCAATATGACGCACCATGTCTGGAGCGGCATGCGTGACCGCAGCTTTGGCCGCATCGTCAATATCTCCTCCATCAACGGCCAGAAGGGCCAGATGGGGCAGGTGAACTATTCTGCCGCCAAAGCCGGCGACCTCGGGTTTACCAAGGCGCTTGCCCAGGAAGGTGCGGTCAAGAACATCACCGTCAATGCCATCTGCCCCGGTTATATCGGGACGGAGATGGTGCTTGCGGTGCCGGAAAAGGTGCTGAATGAGAAGATCATTCCGCAAATCCCGGTTGGGCGCCTCGGCGAACCCGAGGAGATCGCGCGCTGCGTGACCTTCCTCGTTTCCGACGATGCCGGGTTCATCACCGGTTCGACATTAACAGCCAATGGTGGTCAGTTCTTCGTCTGAGCCTGTTTCTTCTGACTGTGAGCGTAGTTGCTCGGGAAGCTGCCGGCACTGTCATAGGGGCCGGCAGATGCGCCATAGGCCGCGAAGCAATGGGTGATGAGGGCGGCGGTTGCGACGATCCTGTTCATGGTCGTGTCTTCCTGCGGACGCGCGCTCGGATAGTTGCTGTCACGCGGTTTCGGTTCATTGATCGAGTCAGGCGTTTGGATGACGCCGTCTATTGGCTTTGACGGGCACTTTCTGGACGGAGCGGTCCTGGCTGCGGAGGGCAGCGACGGCCGTCGTGAGGAAGGCCGAGGCGATCAGGATGGAGATCGCGGAATTCAGGAAAATCTGGGCCATGGTAGCGTTCCTTTGTAATCACGGGCGGCACATGCTCTGCCCTGCGATGTTGAAAGGAATATGGGCTTGGTGCTGGCGGCGCGGTAGATTTGACTTCAGCGACCGATCGTCAACGCGGCGTTGACGACAAAAGCGCTCAAGAAAAACGGGCGCCGAAGCGCCCGTTGAAAATTTCCGATGGGCCGATGCTGATTAGCGGCAACGCGCTTCGTAGCGGCGACCGTAGCGGTCGCGATAGATGCAGTAGCCGCGGCGTTCAACCGACTGGCCGATCAGTGCGCCTGTCAGACCGCCGGCGACTGCGCCGACTGCCGCGCCACCCCAGCTATTGCTGACAGCGCCACCGATGATAGCGCCCGTGCCAGCACCAATTGCCGTGCCCTGCTCCGTTGGGGTGCAGGATGCGAGAGCGCCAATGAGAGCGCAGCTAAGGATGATCTTCTTCATGTCTCAACTCCCCAGGTTACCGGCCTTTAAATTCGGCCCATCAGTACAAGAATGATAATGATGACGAGAACTAACCCCAAACCACCGGAAGGTCCATAGCCCCAGCCGCGGCTATAACCCCAATTCGGCAAGGCGCCAATCAACAACAGAATAAGGATAATAAGAAGTATCGTGCCAAGCATGGTGTTTGTCCTGTCTCATCCTCATTTCGACTGGACTAGAAACCCGCATCCGCGGCTTTTGTTCCCGGCTAAACTCTCAGAATATCACGGCGGCGTTATCGCCCATTGGGACAGAAGCCGAATTTAGCCGGTTCCTTCGAAAGCAAGTCGGCGAAATGTTATCGGGCATTTTCGAATATGGTTAAAAATCCCTTTGAATACAATATGTTGCGGTGAACAAAGCAGGAAAACGAAGATGTCTCCGATTC encodes the following:
- a CDS encoding acetyl-CoA C-acetyltransferase — its product is MSSSSVVIASAARTAVGSFNGAFGTIPAHELGAAAVKGALERASVSPEDVDEVILGQVLQAGEGQNPARQAAMKAGVPKEATAWSVNQLCGSGLRAVALGMQQIALGDAKIIVAGGQESMSMAPHAAHLRGGVKMGDMKMIDTMIKDGLTDAFYGYHMGVTAENIARQWQLSRDDQDQFAVSSQNKAEAAQKAGRFRDEIVPFVIQGRKGDVTVDADEYIRHGATLEAMAKLRPAFDKDGTVTAANASGLNDGAAAAVLMSEAEASRRGIQPLARIVSWATAGVDPQVMGTGPIPASRKALEKAGWSVADLDLVEANEAFAAQACAVNKDLGWDPDIVNVNGGAIAIGHPIGASGARVLNTLLFEMKRRGAKKGLATLCIGGGMGVAMCFEAM
- the phbB gene encoding beta-ketoacyl-ACP reductase, encoding MSRVALVTGGTRGIGAAISMALRNAGYKVAANYAGNDEKAKAFHDVTGVPVFKWDVSDYVACGEGIARVQDELGPVDILVNNAGITRDAMFHKMTPQQWHEVINTNLTGLFNMTHHVWSGMRDRSFGRIVNISSINGQKGQMGQVNYSAAKAGDLGFTKALAQEGAVKNITVNAICPGYIGTEMVLAVPEKVLNEKIIPQIPVGRLGEPEEIARCVTFLVSDDAGFITGSTLTANGGQFFV
- a CDS encoding YMGG-like glycine zipper-containing protein; protein product: MKKIILSCALIGALASCTPTEQGTAIGAGTGAIIGGAVSNSWGGAAVGAVAGGLTGALIGQSVERRGYCIYRDRYGRRYEARCR
- a CDS encoding DUF3309 family protein — encoded protein: MLGTILLIILILLLIGALPNWGYSRGWGYGPSGGLGLVLVIIIILVLMGRI